One window of the Lemur catta isolate mLemCat1 chromosome 6, mLemCat1.pri, whole genome shotgun sequence genome contains the following:
- the RTL6 gene encoding retrotransposon Gag-like protein 6, giving the protein MVQPQTSKPESPASAAASNAQMDDVIDTLTSLRLTNSALRREASTLRAEKANLTNMLESVMAELTLLRTRARIPGALQITPPISAITSNGTRPMTTPPTSLPEPFSGDPGQLAGFLMQMDRFMIFQASRFPGEAERVAFLVSRLTGEAEKWAIPHMQPDSPLRNNYQGFLAELRRTYKSPLRHARRAQIRKTSASNRAVRERQMLCRQLAAAGTGPCPVHPASNGTSPAPALPTRARNL; this is encoded by the coding sequence ATGGTCCAGCCGCAGACGTCCAAACCCGAAAGCCCGGCCTCTGCTGCTGCTTCAAATGCCCAGATGGACGACGTTATTGACACCCTGACCTCCCTGCGCCTCACCAACTCTGCGCTGAGGCGGGAGGCCTCCACCCTGCGCGCCGAGAAGGCCAACCTCACCAACATGCTGGAGAGCGTGATGGCCGAGCTGACCCTGCTTCGCACCCGGGCGCGCATCCCGGGCGCGCTGCAGATCACCCCACCCATCTCTGCTATCACCTCAAATGGGACTCGGCCCATGACCACCCCGCCGACCTCTCTGCCCGAGCCCTTCTCCGGAGACCCGGGCCAGCTGGCGGGCTTCCTGATGCAGATGGACAGGTTCATGATCTTCCAGGCCTCCCGCTTCCCGGGCGAGGCCGAGCGAGTGGCCTTCCTTGTGTCCCGCCTGACGGGGGAGGCGGAGAAGTGGGCTATTCCCCACATGCAACCGGACAGCCCCTTGCGAAACAACTATCAGGGCTTCCTGGCAGAGTTGCGGAGAACCTACAAGTCTCCGCTCCGGCACGCGCGGCGCGCCCAAATCAGGAAGACTTCGGCCTCGAACAGGGCTGTGCGGGAAAGGCAGATGCTCTGCCGCCAGCTGGCCGCGGCGGGCACGGGGCCCTGCCCTGTGCATCCAGCTTCCAATGGGACGAGTCCGGCACCAGCTCTGCCCACCCGAGCACGGAACCTTTGA